One region of Caldanaerobius fijiensis DSM 17918 genomic DNA includes:
- a CDS encoding cobyrinate a,c-diamide synthase, with protein sequence MPKGVMIAAPHSGSGKTTVSMGLMGVLSKRYRVKPYKVGPDYIDPSYHRYITGTPSTNLDIFMLGENTLKFLYARNTDRYDISLIESVMGLYDGVGTTAYGSSAHVAKLLNLPVILVIDAGAMAASVSALVSGYVNYDKRVNIAGVIFNKVGSEKHFHLLKECVERDTGLKVLGYLPMDKAIELPSRHLGLVPASEMVGLNASFARLNELIERYIDIDGILKIAEQAGSVSYQAPEKIVPLRNKVPVAVAMDEAFNFYYSDGLELLEQLGGELIPFSPIRDDKIPDGVKGLYLGGGFPEIFAKELSENNSMKSSIKDAVREGMPVYAECGGLMYLTRSLKDLAGCTYDMVGIFEVGSEMTRRLQRFGYVQAEALRDNILMTKGEIVKGHEFHHSTLKGYNEDSACYEVSKPDKSAIWKEGLLYRNCLATYVHTHFWSNPGMAKRFLLMCEEMW encoded by the coding sequence TTGCCCAAAGGGGTAATGATAGCAGCTCCTCATAGCGGGTCCGGTAAGACGACGGTGAGTATGGGGTTGATGGGTGTATTATCTAAAAGGTACAGGGTTAAACCATACAAAGTAGGACCTGATTACATTGATCCATCGTATCACAGGTATATTACCGGGACGCCATCTACCAATCTGGATATTTTTATGTTGGGTGAAAATACGCTTAAATTTCTCTATGCTAGAAATACTGACAGGTACGATATATCTTTGATAGAAAGCGTTATGGGGCTTTATGACGGCGTAGGCACCACTGCTTATGGAAGTTCTGCTCACGTAGCAAAATTGTTAAATCTCCCGGTTATTTTGGTAATAGATGCGGGGGCTATGGCTGCCAGTGTGTCTGCACTGGTTTCAGGATATGTGAATTATGATAAGAGGGTAAATATAGCTGGTGTCATATTCAATAAAGTGGGCAGTGAGAAACATTTTCACCTGTTAAAAGAGTGTGTTGAAAGGGATACGGGATTAAAAGTGTTGGGGTATTTGCCCATGGATAAGGCTATCGAACTTCCCAGCAGGCATCTGGGTCTTGTGCCTGCCAGTGAGATGGTAGGATTAAATGCTTCCTTTGCACGATTAAATGAGTTGATTGAAAGATATATAGATATAGACGGGATACTGAAGATAGCAGAACAGGCGGGTAGTGTATCCTATCAGGCTCCAGAAAAAATAGTGCCGTTAAGAAACAAGGTACCTGTAGCAGTGGCTATGGATGAGGCTTTTAACTTCTATTATAGTGACGGCCTTGAGCTACTGGAGCAGTTGGGCGGTGAATTGATACCCTTTAGTCCCATACGCGATGATAAGATCCCCGATGGTGTAAAGGGGTTGTATTTAGGTGGTGGATTTCCTGAGATATTTGCTAAGGAACTTAGTGAGAACAATAGCATGAAATCGTCTATAAAGGATGCTGTAAGAGAGGGTATGCCTGTTTACGCTGAATGCGGCGGGCTTATGTATCTGACGAGATCCCTCAAAGATTTAGCAGGTTGTACCTACGATATGGTAGGTATCTTTGAAGTGGGTAGTGAGATGACCCGGAGGCTTCAACGCTTTGGGTATGTTCAAGCTGAGGCATTAAGGGATAATATTTTGATGACCAAGGGAGAGATAGTAAAAGGCCACGAGTTTCACCATTCGACTTTAAAGGGTTATAATGAAGATAGCGCCTGTTATGAGGTGTCTAAACCTGATAAAAGCGCCATATGGAAAGAAGGCTTGTTATACCGCAATTGCCTGGCGACCTATGTGCATACACATTTCTGGTCAAATCCGGGTATGGCAAAGCGTTTTTTACTGATGTGTGAGGAGATGTGGTAA
- the queG gene encoding tRNA epoxyqueuosine(34) reductase QueG, with protein sequence MDSVEIKDEIKNFAYSLGFDLVGFTTAEAFNAEILYQRKAEGYLSGLEEKDIKKRVTPRLSLNTAKSIIALGLSYNIPIKYVPQRGYAIISRSAYGKDYHKVMSDMMLKLVKYIEKMYNVKSIYMVDTGPLVDRMVAYRAGIGWYGKNCSIINDEYGSWIFLGEILTELELPPDSPVESRCGDCDLCLKACPTGALVSPYTLNANRCLSYNTVKKGILPDDIKDKMGMRIYGCDTCQEVCPVNKRAKYTNKNEFIPQPPMPLIPLEDVAKMDKKIFEEIFKHTSAGWRGKTTLQRNGIIAMGNSGDSRYLEILESFLNDSRPGISDAARWSLEKIRSRANGQGNS encoded by the coding sequence ATGGATAGTGTAGAGATTAAAGACGAAATAAAGAATTTTGCTTATAGCCTTGGTTTTGATTTAGTGGGGTTTACTACAGCGGAAGCCTTTAATGCAGAGATCTTGTACCAGAGAAAAGCGGAAGGATACCTGTCTGGTCTTGAAGAAAAGGATATAAAAAAGAGAGTTACACCCCGGTTGTCTCTTAATACGGCAAAAAGCATTATTGCGCTGGGCTTAAGTTATAATATACCTATAAAATATGTTCCCCAAAGGGGCTATGCCATTATATCCAGAAGTGCATACGGCAAAGACTACCACAAGGTAATGAGTGATATGATGTTAAAACTTGTAAAATATATTGAAAAGATGTATAATGTAAAGAGTATATATATGGTAGATACAGGGCCTCTCGTTGATAGGATGGTCGCTTATAGAGCAGGAATTGGTTGGTATGGCAAAAATTGTAGTATCATAAATGACGAATACGGTTCATGGATATTTTTAGGGGAAATCCTAACCGAATTAGAATTGCCACCGGATTCTCCTGTTGAGAGTCGATGTGGGGATTGCGATCTTTGCTTAAAAGCATGTCCGACCGGTGCTCTGGTTTCACCTTATACCCTTAATGCAAATAGGTGTCTATCGTATAATACTGTTAAAAAAGGCATTCTTCCTGATGATATAAAGGATAAAATGGGTATGAGGATATATGGTTGCGATACATGCCAGGAGGTGTGCCCTGTAAACAAGAGAGCTAAATATACAAATAAAAACGAGTTTATTCCACAACCTCCTATGCCACTGATTCCGTTAGAAGATGTGGCAAAAATGGATAAAAAAATTTTTGAAGAGATATTTAAACATACTTCTGCAGGGTGGAGAGGTAAAACTACTTTACAGAGAAATGGAATAATAGCTATGGGAAACTCAGGCGATAGCAGGTATTTAGAGATTTTAGAATCCTTTTTAAATGATAGCAGACCAGGCATAAGTGATGCTGCAAGGTGGTCATTGGAAAAGATAAGGAGTAGAGCAAATGGACAGGGAAACAGCTAA
- a CDS encoding VanW family protein, giving the protein MIETMVSETSTTGKKIFVGFIITILVLFMMGVAFGGTYAYLLLNEKTIVKNVYVNGINIGGLSKENAILKLKEHYEPLTQRDLILQWDSGEKKVVYSQVGVSYDYEKVVDKAYAIGKDKNVIKSLKDIYNANKKGVRLSLNMEIDDRKIDDILGVIAKEVDMPSEDARLLFNNGVFTVIPDKKGKKLDLAASKDLILAAIKNGAGSVKLKVQEVMPKYTTDFFKRVNTKVSSFSTQFNPADANRTDNIKTAAKALNGKLLMPGEEFSLNKTLGPRVISNGYKTAPVIVNGKLVDDVGGGVCQIATTLYNAVLRANLDVTRRIHHQFPVAYVPPGQDATIAGDWFDFRFKNTSKYPIYISSYVSGNRFNVDLYGDNYMNGITLDFKSDIVKVNKAKTIYVDDDKLPYGKEEVERPPHDGMVVEVYRYVYKNGRLIKKEKLYTDTYETVDAIIRRGTNKELLQDKDKNISPSQSNRANVMDATQDDAKINAPSANAIEPVAPEH; this is encoded by the coding sequence ATGATAGAAACAATGGTGTCGGAGACCAGCACAACCGGCAAAAAAATATTCGTGGGATTTATAATTACAATCTTGGTTCTATTTATGATGGGTGTGGCTTTTGGCGGAACTTATGCTTATTTATTATTAAACGAAAAAACTATAGTTAAAAATGTATATGTGAATGGTATCAATATAGGTGGGCTATCAAAGGAAAATGCTATTTTAAAATTAAAAGAACATTATGAGCCTTTAACCCAAAGGGATTTGATACTTCAATGGGACAGTGGCGAGAAAAAAGTTGTCTATTCACAGGTAGGCGTATCTTATGACTATGAAAAAGTAGTGGATAAGGCTTATGCCATAGGTAAGGATAAAAATGTCATTAAATCGCTTAAGGATATTTACAATGCCAATAAAAAAGGCGTAAGACTGAGTTTGAATATGGAAATCGATGACAGAAAAATCGACGATATATTGGGCGTTATTGCCAAAGAAGTAGATATGCCTTCAGAAGATGCAAGGCTTTTATTTAACAATGGCGTTTTTACTGTCATACCCGATAAAAAAGGTAAAAAACTTGATCTAGCGGCATCGAAAGATTTGATATTAGCTGCTATAAAAAATGGAGCTGGTAGCGTAAAACTTAAAGTACAGGAGGTTATGCCTAAATATACAACTGATTTCTTTAAAAGGGTAAATACAAAAGTATCATCTTTTTCAACGCAGTTTAATCCTGCCGATGCTAACAGGACCGATAATATAAAAACTGCAGCAAAAGCATTAAATGGGAAATTATTGATGCCCGGTGAGGAATTTTCACTTAATAAAACACTGGGACCTAGAGTTATTTCTAATGGATACAAAACTGCACCGGTTATTGTAAACGGCAAACTGGTTGACGACGTAGGCGGTGGTGTATGCCAGATTGCTACAACCCTTTACAACGCCGTTTTAAGAGCTAATTTGGATGTGACCAGAAGAATTCACCATCAATTTCCTGTTGCTTACGTACCTCCTGGCCAGGATGCAACTATTGCAGGTGATTGGTTTGACTTCAGGTTTAAAAATACGTCTAAATACCCTATTTATATATCATCATACGTTTCTGGTAACAGGTTTAATGTAGACCTTTATGGAGACAATTATATGAATGGCATTACGCTGGATTTTAAGTCCGATATCGTCAAGGTAAATAAGGCAAAGACCATTTATGTGGACGATGATAAGTTGCCGTATGGCAAAGAAGAGGTTGAGAGACCACCTCATGACGGAATGGTTGTTGAAGTATACAGATATGTATATAAAAATGGCCGGCTTATTAAAAAAGAAAAATTGTACACAGATACCTATGAGACGGTTGACGCTATAATAAGAAGAGGTACGAACAAAGAACTCTTGCAGGATAAAGATAAGAATATAAGCCCTTCACAATCAAACAGAGCAAATGTTATGGATGCAACCCAGGATGACGCTAAAATTAATGCTCCATCGGCTAATGCGATAGAGCCGGTTGCACCAGAGCATTGA
- a CDS encoding ABC transporter substrate-binding protein, with protein MRRRDFRRLGNTFALLVVVILLLAFSVSCAGSSSNKTKVAQNKVAQNKVGVKNSVQHTSYPLKVTDFTGRNVEISKKPERIVSLAPSNTEIIFTIGAGKNVVGVTDFDDYPPEVKSIDKVGGFKGANVEAIAAKKPDVVFAATTISKEEVEKIQSLGIPVVISEAQSFNQIYDSISLIGKITDRNEEAEKLISQMKQKVSEITDKVKDKDKVKVYYAVQVGQQNWTAGKGTFIDEIIDMAGGINVASDIKGWAQYSLEKLAKDNPQVILTSPHAGDIKNLNKMQGYKDLDAVKENKVIAINDNIISRPGPRIIQGLEAVAKALHPDAFK; from the coding sequence ATGAGGAGAAGAGATTTTAGAAGATTAGGAAATACTTTTGCTCTTTTGGTTGTTGTAATATTACTGTTGGCTTTCTCTGTGTCTTGTGCAGGGAGTTCGTCAAACAAGACAAAGGTTGCGCAGAATAAAGTTGCGCAAAACAAAGTAGGCGTAAAAAATAGTGTACAACATACTTCCTATCCATTAAAAGTAACCGATTTTACTGGAAGAAATGTGGAAATATCTAAAAAACCAGAAAGGATAGTATCTTTAGCTCCCAGCAACACAGAAATTATTTTTACCATTGGTGCCGGTAAAAATGTCGTAGGGGTTACTGACTTTGATGATTATCCGCCTGAAGTTAAAAGTATAGATAAGGTAGGAGGTTTTAAAGGCGCTAATGTAGAAGCAATAGCCGCTAAAAAACCCGATGTGGTGTTTGCTGCTACCACTATCAGCAAGGAAGAAGTAGAAAAGATTCAGTCATTAGGCATTCCAGTTGTTATATCTGAAGCTCAAAGCTTCAATCAGATCTACGATTCTATAAGCCTTATAGGTAAAATCACTGATAGAAATGAGGAGGCAGAAAAGCTGATTTCGCAGATGAAACAAAAGGTATCCGAAATAACAGATAAGGTCAAAGATAAAGATAAGGTTAAGGTTTATTATGCGGTTCAGGTTGGGCAACAAAATTGGACAGCAGGGAAAGGCACATTTATAGATGAAATCATCGACATGGCTGGTGGTATAAATGTGGCGTCAGATATTAAAGGATGGGCGCAATACAGTCTGGAAAAATTAGCAAAAGACAATCCACAGGTTATTTTGACTTCTCCTCATGCCGGAGATATAAAAAACCTGAACAAAATGCAGGGTTACAAGGACTTAGATGCGGTCAAAGAAAATAAAGTTATTGCCATTAATGATAACATTATTTCAAGGCCGGGGCCGAGAATAATTCAGGGTTTAGAAGCGGTAGCGAAGGCTTTGCATCCGGATGCGTTTAAATAA
- a CDS encoding FecCD family ABC transporter permease, protein MIMKKGFTYVLLLIILVLSMGFSAMVGAVKIPLARLIEILATINTPGLYKTDKLILFSLRIPRILESGLVGMALAVVGACFQGLLKNPMADPYVLGVSSGAAFGATIAIILGLGVVATNALAFLIALVTVFMVYIMAKKGPKVDMTSMLLAGVAVSAFLSSVISFFMLLNHEEMSRIVFWTMGSLSYVTWREVIISTVIILPLSFIVYLYSKELNALLTGEESAYHLGIDIEKTKRILLVIGSLITAAAVSVSGIIGFVGLIIPHIVRLFTGPDHRMLIPISAISGGIFLVWADTLSRFILSPAEIPIGIITSAVGGPFFLYLLVKNRRNK, encoded by the coding sequence ATAATCATGAAAAAAGGCTTTACGTACGTTTTGTTATTGATTATTTTGGTCTTGTCAATGGGGTTTTCAGCAATGGTTGGCGCTGTAAAAATCCCATTGGCAAGATTGATTGAAATATTGGCTACGATTAATACCCCCGGCCTATACAAAACAGATAAATTAATACTTTTTTCTCTGAGGATACCCAGAATATTGGAATCGGGCCTGGTGGGAATGGCGCTGGCAGTGGTAGGAGCATGTTTTCAAGGGTTATTGAAAAATCCCATGGCAGATCCATATGTTCTGGGTGTTTCCTCAGGGGCTGCCTTTGGAGCCACCATTGCCATTATATTGGGCTTGGGAGTTGTTGCTACCAATGCTCTGGCGTTTTTAATAGCTTTAGTGACGGTTTTTATGGTTTATATCATGGCTAAAAAGGGTCCCAAAGTTGATATGACGTCAATGCTGTTGGCAGGAGTTGCTGTGAGCGCTTTTCTTTCCTCTGTTATTTCATTTTTTATGCTCTTAAATCATGAGGAGATGTCTAGGATAGTGTTTTGGACTATGGGCAGCTTGAGTTATGTTACATGGCGAGAAGTTATCATATCTACAGTAATAATATTGCCGTTGAGCTTTATCGTATATCTTTATTCTAAAGAATTAAATGCTTTATTGACAGGGGAAGAATCTGCGTATCATTTAGGAATAGATATAGAAAAGACGAAAAGGATATTACTGGTTATAGGTTCACTTATAACAGCGGCGGCTGTATCTGTGAGCGGTATTATCGGCTTTGTTGGACTTATCATTCCGCATATCGTCAGACTTTTTACAGGGCCTGATCACAGGATGTTGATACCGATAAGTGCTATATCTGGAGGAATTTTTTTAGTATGGGCAGATACATTGTCGCGATTCATATTGTCTCCTGCGGAAATACCTATAGGGATTATAACATCAGCAGTAGGAGGCCCGTTTTTCCTGTATCTCCTTGTCAAAAACAGGAGGAATAAATGA
- the nth gene encoding endonuclease III, translating into MDRETANMIMRTLEKQYPGAGPGLRFENPFQLLIATILSAQCTDARVNQVTSRLFKKYRSPEDFAHAKLNEIESEIKECGLYRAKSKHIIETCKKLVEDFGGEVPQNREDLMKLPGVGRKTANVVLSNAFGVNAIGVDTHVFRVANRLGLASSKDAFGTEKDLMEILPEEMWGKAHHLLIYHGRNICRAKRPRCGICPVNSYCKYYNDLKG; encoded by the coding sequence ATGGACAGGGAAACAGCTAATATGATTATGCGGACTTTGGAGAAACAATATCCGGGTGCTGGGCCAGGATTACGTTTTGAAAATCCTTTTCAACTCTTAATTGCTACAATATTGTCTGCACAATGTACTGATGCAAGAGTTAATCAGGTCACTTCAAGACTTTTTAAGAAGTACAGGTCGCCGGAAGATTTTGCTCATGCCAAATTAAATGAGATTGAGTCTGAGATAAAAGAGTGCGGGTTGTACAGGGCTAAAAGCAAACACATTATTGAAACATGTAAGAAGCTTGTAGAGGACTTTGGAGGAGAGGTTCCGCAAAACAGAGAGGACTTGATGAAACTTCCAGGTGTTGGCCGCAAGACAGCTAATGTAGTTTTGAGCAATGCATTTGGTGTAAATGCTATAGGGGTTGACACTCATGTTTTCAGAGTAGCCAATCGACTGGGGCTTGCTTCATCTAAAGATGCATTCGGGACAGAAAAAGACCTTATGGAGATATTACCAGAAGAAATGTGGGGAAAAGCCCATCACCTGTTGATATACCATGGAAGAAATATTTGCAGGGCGAAAAGACCTCGATGTGGTATTTGCCCTGTAAATTCTTATTGTAAGTATTATAATGATTTGAAGGGATGA
- a CDS encoding ABC transporter ATP-binding protein — protein MMLEICDLHYAYDRKEILKGITMSIPEASFLGIIGPNGAGKSTLLKNMSGYLKPSMGRVLLDGVDISKMDIKKRARHIGYVPQNTAIDFDFTCEDVVKMGRMPYHTWFQKETEDDFKAVEYAMRITNTWHMKDRLITHLSGGERQRVLIARAICQQPKVLLLDEPISHLDIKYQYEIMNMLLDLSYNGITVIAVLHDLSIASQFCQKLALILDGNIIAFGNAKEVITVENIRRAYETDVVIIRSPISGMPVVLPSQMYKPQKEATWNCPKG, from the coding sequence ATGATGCTTGAAATATGCGATTTACATTACGCTTACGATAGGAAGGAAATTTTAAAAGGGATTACCATGAGCATACCTGAGGCCAGTTTTCTGGGCATAATAGGTCCTAATGGGGCAGGAAAAAGTACGCTTTTGAAGAATATGTCGGGTTACTTGAAGCCATCAATGGGTAGGGTCCTTTTAGATGGCGTTGATATAAGTAAGATGGACATAAAGAAGAGGGCAAGGCATATTGGCTATGTGCCCCAGAATACCGCAATAGATTTTGATTTCACCTGTGAAGATGTGGTAAAAATGGGGCGAATGCCTTATCATACGTGGTTTCAGAAAGAGACGGAAGATGATTTTAAGGCTGTAGAGTACGCTATGAGAATTACGAATACATGGCATATGAAGGATAGATTGATAACACATCTTAGCGGTGGCGAGCGACAAAGGGTATTAATAGCTAGAGCTATATGCCAGCAACCAAAAGTTTTGCTTTTGGATGAACCCATATCCCATCTTGATATAAAATATCAGTATGAGATAATGAATATGCTCCTGGATTTGAGTTATAACGGAATAACCGTTATAGCTGTACTCCACGATTTGAGCATAGCATCACAGTTCTGCCAGAAGCTGGCGCTGATTCTGGATGGCAACATTATAGCATTTGGTAATGCTAAAGAAGTGATTACTGTTGAAAATATAAGACGGGCCTATGAAACTGATGTGGTGATTATTCGTAGCCCTATTAGTGGTATGCCTGTGGTGTTGCCTTCGCAGATGTATAAGCCGCAAAAGGAGGCGACGTGGAATTGCCCAAAGGGGTAA